A genome region from Clostridium pasteurianum includes the following:
- a CDS encoding CAP domain-containing protein: protein MKKICCFFMSILIALSMSAGSVCAQANYTNYSVRSGDTLSKIANKNGVSLNQIISLNPKFSKSTAIYVGETIKIPVNGLTGQENEVLRLVNVERAKYGLPALKANVQLFNVARIKSKDMLTRNYFSHTSPTFGSTFSLLTRYGISYAAAGENIAYGYVNAASVMRGWMNSPGHRANILGKQYRELGVGAAKSSNGQIYWTQVFIKR, encoded by the coding sequence ATGAAAAAAATCTGCTGCTTTTTTATGAGTATTCTAATTGCGCTATCAATGAGCGCAGGTAGTGTATGTGCTCAAGCTAATTATACAAATTACAGTGTCAGAAGTGGTGATACTCTTTCAAAGATAGCAAACAAAAATGGGGTAAGTTTAAATCAAATAATTTCTCTTAATCCCAAGTTCTCAAAGTCAACAGCCATCTATGTTGGAGAAACTATAAAAATTCCAGTAAATGGACTTACAGGTCAAGAAAATGAAGTCTTAAGACTTGTAAATGTGGAAAGGGCTAAGTATGGTCTTCCAGCTTTAAAAGCTAATGTGCAGCTTTTTAATGTTGCCAGAATAAAATCAAAGGATATGCTTACTAGAAATTATTTTTCGCATACATCTCCTACCTTTGGTTCAACATTTTCACTACTAACAAGATATGGCATATCATATGCTGCAGCTGGAGAAAACATTGCTTATGGATATGTTAATGCTGCAAGTGTTATGAGAGGTTGGATGAATTCTCCAGGACATAGAGCCAATATTCTTGGAAAACAATATAGAGAGCTGGGAGTTGGAGCTGCAAAATCAAGTAATGGGCAAATATACTGGACACAGGTTTTTATTAAAAGATAA
- a CDS encoding undecaprenyldiphospho-muramoylpentapeptide beta-N-acetylglucosaminyltransferase, whose translation MKKLKIIMTGGGSAGHVTPNLALVPKLKELGYEVQYIGTKNGIERNIIEKEKINYHYISSGKLRRYLDIKNFTDPFKVILGVFQSINILRKEKPNIVFSKGGFVSVPVVIAAHFCKIPVIAHESDITPGLANKISAPYCTKVCVTFPESLKNIKNNKGTLTGTPIREELFKGSKLKGLDVCGFSGDKPVLLVIGGSLGSKVINENIRKSLKELTKRYDIVHICGKGNIDESLNSTKGYKQFDYISWQLPHVMNAADLVVSRAGANVIFELLALKKPNVLIPLSKKSSRGDQILNARSFEKNGYSVVIEEEELNPSLLVNKIIELEKNKKKYINSMNLSPVKNGVQNIINVIEKYKKVAK comes from the coding sequence ATGAAAAAGCTAAAAATAATAATGACGGGCGGGGGTTCAGCTGGACATGTTACACCCAATTTAGCGCTTGTCCCCAAACTTAAAGAACTTGGGTATGAAGTGCAGTACATAGGAACAAAAAATGGTATAGAAAGAAATATAATTGAAAAGGAAAAAATAAATTATCATTATATATCTAGTGGGAAGCTGAGAAGATATCTTGATATTAAAAATTTTACTGATCCATTTAAAGTTATTTTAGGTGTATTTCAATCTATTAATATATTAAGGAAGGAAAAACCCAATATAGTTTTTTCTAAAGGTGGTTTTGTGTCTGTACCTGTTGTTATAGCTGCACATTTTTGTAAGATACCAGTAATAGCTCATGAATCTGATATAACACCGGGACTTGCAAATAAGATATCTGCACCTTATTGCACAAAAGTTTGCGTAACTTTTCCTGAGTCTCTTAAAAATATAAAAAATAATAAAGGTACACTAACAGGTACACCTATAAGGGAAGAATTATTTAAGGGAAGCAAATTAAAAGGCCTTGACGTATGTGGCTTTTCTGGTGATAAACCTGTACTTTTAGTAATAGGTGGAAGTCTTGGCTCAAAGGTTATAAATGAAAATATTCGAAAAAGTTTAAAAGAACTTACTAAGAGATATGATATAGTCCATATTTGCGGTAAAGGTAATATAGATGAAAGTTTAAACAGTACTAAGGGATATAAGCAATTTGATTATATATCCTGGCAACTACCTCATGTTATGAATGCGGCGGATTTAGTAGTCTCAAGAGCAGGAGCTAATGTAATTTTTGAACTTTTAGCTCTTAAAAAACCTAATGTACTCATTCCACTTTCTAAAAAATCAAGTAGAGGGGATCAAATTTTAAATGCAAGATCTTTTGAAAAGAATGGGTATAGTGTGGTAATAGAAGAAGAAGAATTAAATCCATCTTTACTGGTTAATAAAATTATTGAACTTGAAAAAAATAAGAAAAAGTATATAAATAGCATGAATTTAAGTCCTGTAAAAAATGGTGTACAAAATATAATAAATGTAATAGAAAAATACAAAAAAGTTGCGAAGTAA